Proteins encoded by one window of Clostridium bornimense:
- a CDS encoding starch-binding protein, translating into MKFKKLTSVITSVLLISSMFGSTAIGAESNNVSSTESVSSENILQVNIDEDGNLTYAEPETSAEDAAFSWDNATVYFTLTDRFNNGDSSNDHSYGRSLNQDGSVQSGYEENMGTFHGGDLKGLTEKLNEGYFTDLGVNAIWITAPYEQIHGFTFGNTNNAQDGYGFPYYAYHGYWALDYTNVDANMGTAEDMEEFVDTAHSKGIRVVMDVVMNHLGYITAYDTNEYGFGKTVSNWKDYYYGDLSNLKGGDWEEANIYQNDSSWATNWYGGDFVRIAYPFDGYTGSKSGDDQTRCLYGLPDIKMESTTEISTPNFLVNKWKKEGRYDEEIAKQNAFFEKSGLPKTPQNYVVQWLTDWVREYGIDGFRCDTAKHIPVSSWNELKTQAKVALKEWRENNPDKPGANWDEEFWMTGEDWGHGVGKDYYYSNGFDSMINFTFPKSGYTTSTLENVFSSYSSKINSDSSFNVLSYISSHDTDLGGRSDMIGAGNALLLTPGAAQIFYGDETNRQKQWTDFCANGYTDQPTRSDMNWDSIDQEVLSHWQKLGQFRNKHLSIGAGQHKKISDSPYTFSRTYQGEDGVVDNVICVIGASGSTTVDVSSVFDDGDTLTDFYTGNKAVVTDGKVTFTAGTNGVILIESNSKKPAVSASPAGGDYYKEVSEGLEVKLTVGNVDTATYSINGGEEVSYKNGDKIVIGEGEDFGTKTTITIKASNDDGSVEKSYTYNKRDPKEKFVKVHFKNDGWTNPNVYIYKNDETTVTQLTGAWPGTAMTAETGDNEGWYSYELQGELGVNVIFNSGSMQIPGSGEEGFDASYEMWYVNGSLTSVCPDDYYKEDDDTLSVKASPDGGDYKAAVEDGLEVELSAKNAEKATYSINGEEEVEYTDGDKIIIGEGAEFGEETVVVLTAVNGKETVTKTLTYTKQEPVTEFVKVHFKNSGWTNPNIYMYTGDGDSAVQLTGVWPGTAMVAETEDNEGWYSYTLEGLASAKVIFNSGSNQIPGSGQSGFDASNEVWYVDGALTSTCPDDYYLEGEYKTPTVSSDKESCTYEAEQSEGLELELSVANAEKSTYSINGGEAVEFTDGEKITIGKEDADGAVTTVTLVAINGDKTVTQTYTYTKSIPVEKILKVHFKKDGWTNPNVYIYTGDGDSAVKLAGDWPGTAMVAETGDNEGWYSYEVDGVDSAKVIFNYGSVQTPGSGESGFQLTGEMWYVDGALTSECPEDYIEDDELKVSTNVESGEYAAETEEGLEVELSCKNAENAKYSIDGGEAIEYKDGDTIVIGEGVEVGTVTTLVLTAENGEESVTKTYSYTKTEPVEDFIEVHFKKDGWTNPYIYIYTEDSDGVIEYVGKWPGTAMVAEDGDNEGWYTYKIEGLSNAKVIFSSGSMQTPTSGAAGYDASGEMWYVDGQLVSTTPSDYIN; encoded by the coding sequence ATGAAGTTTAAGAAATTAACAAGCGTTATTACATCAGTATTATTAATTTCTAGTATGTTTGGTAGTACTGCTATAGGTGCAGAAAGCAATAATGTTAGTAGTACAGAATCAGTATCAAGTGAAAATATACTACAAGTAAATATTGATGAAGATGGAAATTTAACTTATGCTGAACCAGAAACGTCAGCAGAAGATGCAGCATTTAGTTGGGATAATGCTACAGTATATTTTACATTAACAGATAGATTTAATAATGGAGATTCTAGTAATGATCATTCATATGGAAGATCATTAAACCAAGATGGAAGTGTTCAATCAGGATATGAAGAAAACATGGGGACATTTCATGGAGGAGATTTAAAAGGTTTAACTGAAAAGTTGAATGAGGGCTATTTTACTGACTTAGGTGTAAATGCAATATGGATTACAGCACCTTATGAACAAATACATGGATTTACTTTTGGTAATACTAATAATGCACAAGATGGATATGGATTTCCATACTATGCATATCATGGATATTGGGCATTAGATTATACTAATGTAGACGCAAATATGGGGACAGCAGAAGATATGGAAGAATTTGTTGATACAGCACATAGTAAAGGTATTCGTGTTGTTATGGATGTAGTTATGAATCATTTAGGATATATAACTGCTTATGATACTAATGAGTATGGATTTGGTAAAACAGTATCAAATTGGAAAGATTATTACTATGGAGACTTAAGCAATTTAAAAGGTGGAGATTGGGAAGAAGCAAATATATATCAAAATGATTCATCATGGGCAACTAATTGGTATGGTGGAGATTTTGTAAGAATCGCATATCCTTTTGATGGGTATACTGGAAGTAAGTCTGGAGATGACCAAACTAGATGTCTTTATGGACTTCCAGATATAAAAATGGAATCTACTACAGAGATATCTACACCAAATTTCTTAGTGAATAAATGGAAAAAAGAAGGTAGATATGACGAAGAAATTGCAAAGCAAAATGCATTTTTCGAAAAAAGTGGATTGCCAAAGACACCACAAAATTATGTAGTACAATGGTTAACTGATTGGGTTAGAGAATATGGAATAGATGGTTTTAGATGTGATACAGCTAAGCATATTCCAGTATCATCATGGAATGAGTTAAAAACCCAAGCAAAAGTTGCTTTAAAAGAATGGAGAGAAAATAATCCAGATAAGCCAGGAGCAAATTGGGATGAAGAATTCTGGATGACAGGTGAAGATTGGGGACATGGTGTAGGTAAAGATTACTATTATAGTAATGGATTTGATTCAATGATTAACTTTACTTTTCCTAAGAGTGGATATACTACGTCTACCTTAGAAAACGTTTTTAGTAGTTATTCAAGTAAAATAAATAGTGATTCAAGTTTCAATGTATTAAGTTATATCTCTTCACATGATACTGATCTAGGTGGTAGGAGTGATATGATAGGAGCAGGAAATGCATTATTATTAACTCCAGGTGCTGCTCAAATTTTCTATGGAGATGAAACAAATAGACAAAAACAATGGACAGATTTCTGTGCAAATGGATATACTGACCAACCTACTCGTTCAGATATGAACTGGGATTCAATTGATCAAGAAGTATTATCACATTGGCAAAAACTTGGACAATTTAGAAATAAGCATTTATCAATTGGAGCAGGACAACATAAAAAAATAAGTGATTCACCATATACTTTTAGTAGAACATATCAAGGTGAAGATGGTGTTGTTGATAACGTTATCTGTGTTATAGGAGCTAGTGGAAGTACTACTGTAGATGTATCATCTGTGTTTGATGATGGAGATACATTAACAGATTTCTATACAGGAAATAAAGCAGTTGTTACTGATGGAAAAGTGACATTTACAGCTGGAACTAATGGAGTAATCTTAATAGAATCAAACAGTAAGAAACCAGCAGTTAGTGCAAGTCCAGCAGGTGGAGATTATTACAAAGAAGTTTCAGAAGGTTTAGAAGTAAAACTTACTGTGGGTAATGTCGATACAGCAACTTATAGCATTAATGGTGGAGAAGAAGTAAGTTATAAGAATGGAGATAAAATTGTTATCGGAGAAGGAGAAGACTTTGGTACTAAAACAACTATTACAATAAAAGCTTCTAATGATGATGGATCAGTAGAAAAGTCTTATACTTATAATAAGAGAGATCCAAAGGAAAAGTTTGTTAAAGTTCACTTTAAGAATGATGGATGGACAAATCCTAATGTTTATATTTATAAAAATGATGAGACTACAGTAACTCAACTTACAGGTGCATGGCCAGGTACAGCTATGACAGCAGAAACAGGAGATAATGAAGGATGGTATAGCTATGAACTTCAAGGTGAATTAGGAGTAAATGTTATATTTAATTCTGGATCAATGCAAATACCTGGTTCTGGAGAAGAAGGATTCGATGCATCATATGAGATGTGGTATGTAAATGGATCATTAACTAGTGTATGTCCAGATGATTATTATAAGGAAGATGACGATACATTATCAGTAAAAGCAAGTCCAGATGGAGGAGATTATAAAGCAGCAGTAGAAGATGGATTGGAAGTAGAGCTTTCTGCTAAGAATGCAGAAAAAGCAACTTATAGTATTAATGGAGAAGAAGAAGTAGAATATACAGATGGAGATAAGATAATTATCGGAGAAGGAGCAGAGTTTGGGGAAGAAACAGTAGTAGTATTAACAGCAGTAAATGGAAAGGAAACAGTTACAAAAACATTAACTTATACAAAACAAGAGCCCGTAACTGAATTTGTTAAAGTTCACTTTAAGAATTCAGGATGGACAAATCCTAATATTTATATGTACACAGGAGATGGAGATTCAGCAGTACAATTAACAGGAGTTTGGCCAGGAACAGCAATGGTAGCAGAAACTGAAGACAATGAAGGTTGGTACAGTTATACCTTGGAAGGATTAGCTTCAGCGAAGGTAATCTTCAATTCAGGATCTAATCAAATTCCAGGATCAGGACAATCTGGTTTTGATGCAAGTAATGAAGTATGGTACGTTGATGGAGCTTTAACAAGTACATGTCCAGATGATTATTATCTTGAAGGAGAATATAAAACTCCAACAGTATCATCAGATAAAGAAAGTTGCACTTATGAGGCAGAACAATCAGAAGGCTTAGAATTAGAATTATCAGTAGCTAATGCTGAAAAATCAACTTATAGTATTAATGGAGGAGAAGCAGTAGAATTTACTGATGGTGAAAAAATAACAATAGGAAAAGAAGATGCTGATGGTGCTGTAACAACAGTTACATTAGTTGCAATTAATGGTGACAAAACAGTAACACAAACATATACTTATACAAAATCTATTCCAGTAGAAAAAATATTAAAGGTTCATTTTAAGAAGGATGGATGGACAAATCCTAATGTATATATATATACAGGAGATGGAGATTCAGCAGTAAAATTAGCAGGAGATTGGCCTGGAACAGCAATGGTAGCAGAAACTGGAGATAATGAGGGCTGGTATAGTTATGAAGTTGATGGCGTAGACTCCGCTAAGGTTATATTTAACTATGGATCAGTACAAACACCAGGTTCAGGAGAATCAGGATTCCAATTAACAGGAGAAATGTGGTATGTTGATGGAGCATTAACTTCAGAGTGTCCAGAGGATTATATAGAAGATGATGAATTAAAAGTTTCTACAAATGTAGAAAGTGGAGAATATGCAGCAGAAACAGAAGAAGGATTAGAAGTAGAATTATCTTGTAAAAATGCTGAAAATGCAAAATATTCTATAGATGGTGGTGAGGCTATAGAATACAAAGATGGTGATACTATAGTTATAGGTGAAGGTGTAGAAGTTGGAACAGTAACAACATTAGTATTAACAGCAGAAAATGGAGAAGAATCAGTAACAAAAACATATTCTTATACAAAGACAGAACCAGTAGAAGATTTTATAGAAGTTCACTTCAAAAAAGATGGTTGGACAAACCCATATATTTATATTTATACAGAAGACAGTGATGGTGTAATCGAATATGTTGGTAAATGGCCAGGAACAGCAATGGTAGCAGAAGACGGTGATAATGAAGGTTGGTATACTTATAAAATTGAAGGTTTATCTAATGCAAAAGTAATATTTAGCTCAGGATCAATGCAAACACCAACATCAGGAGCAGCAGGATATGATGCTTCAGGAGAAATGTGGTATGTTGATGGTCAACTAGTATCTACTACTCCTAGTGATTATATAAACTAA
- a CDS encoding starch-binding protein, with the protein MGKLSKRLTSIVTTVILTASLICADIKISQEIKVQAATNDYNLPSETKGGLILHAWNWSFNTIKENLPKIAEAGYKSIQTSPIQGTKENSMGTDHWWVLYQPTNFKIGNAQLGTRDEFKAMCKEAEEKYGIKIIVDVVCNHMANTGENKYKFSTAIEDKYEAREFWHEYDNPHGIDYGSRYSITHDCMDLPDLNTSNKTLQNDIITFLNDAIDCGADGFRFDAAKHIELPDDPDKSDFWPTILSNLKNKDQLFIYGEILDTNGGNSRTSAYSNYINVNSEAYSQNVRAAIGYNDKQDTAKNIGQASSSNYNTNGVDSKKIVTYTETHDDYAGLGQHTTKMSDWYNKMGWAIVAARDSGTPLYFNRPANSTASNPLPGSMGNAGNDMWEDPDVVAVNKFHNAMIGEKEYLRTLSNTTMVIERGTKGAVIVNLDGTADINTETNLKNGTYKSIASDGGTFTVSNGILTGKLASGKIAVIGEISDPVTTPTPTITPASGTTFTDTLSLTLGYKNATSGTYAIDGVDQGSFTNGKVITIGKNTSAGSTVKVTLTVTDGKTSKSETYTYKKIKQGEKVTASIIKPSGWSNVYAYIYDESVTPTKEVAKWPGTKMTDMGNDKYTIEIPEGWSSAKVIFNDGGSNQLPQGVGTPGFDISDTSMIYKDGKWQTDESEPPVDELAVTATPDKATFTTNTYEITLGLKNATSATYSVDGGKKKSFKDGDKIKIGQGKVENSEITVDLEATDGKDIVKKTYTYTKNAPSTGSSSSTSGGSVEGAIGGKYGTNTTGVGKNKTIKIDGDFSDWSEDMIIAQGVANDDPRSFRGTHEGPVYDDYALYSAWDNDNLYLMWQYTNVTDVIDPAQGYPISDNGKPYNGDIPQMLAFDLGIGSYGDGSSKSTDAKTGAVTKNPNLWGIKVNYKTNVDTVMCFSSKPGVGQPAIFKTDSDGLFNYNTAVGFKEAGVSFKYGDGFLGSTMTGIKANGYEGYTPDDVYSESSNWTNFLSTNHDKKQDTMYEMVIPLSSLGITKDHIENKGIGVMHISTFGESGIGSLPHDKSMLDVATKAYEADSSTSAEKSDSDIITVPLARIGKAGGVTPPEPKDLAVYTFGADRCSPQVEGTTLNLSSSAQGGTSPYTYKFEINGEVLQDFSSKSTCKWTPTEVGDYVMKITIKDADGKTVTREVDYEIESSGDNDELEASLLANPSDSQTLGKSTTFTAKAIGGKAPYKYKFTVDGTTVDSEDNKCVWTATKEGTYDIKVTITDSNGDVANSTINDYKINKVIGDKISIDSFTVSSKSVKVGETVNLSASASGGNGTIQYKFVAKKDNKETVIKDYSTSKTATWTPAAAGEYELLVYVKDSDGNSDSDTASCTVEENNEEVVITTDKASPQVSGTSIKITAKADNAKEYRFSIYESNSGWSTLREYGTSNTVTWTPKSSGNYKIWVDVKDSKGNVIYGKMNYVVKGKTVRVEETNTNIKYTGSWKTVSGDKYSGSTIKTTSQSGAKAEFTFTGTSISLIGPKDNTRGIAKVTIDGTVYTVDMYSSTSQPRVYMFQKKGLSSGKHTITIEYTGLSMTSDANATMGFDGVDIIDGDIVETETKPITKRIEEDNEKISYSGKWNILEYKDYSKGKALGTNIKGSKATFKFTGTGISIIASKKSNRGIAKVTIDGKVYNVDMYSNNFVPRTYVYSDKNLSSGTHTITIEYTGSANSSATGNIISIDGFDIINGDII; encoded by the coding sequence ATGGGGAAGTTATCAAAACGGTTGACCAGTATAGTAACTACAGTTATTTTAACAGCTAGTTTGATTTGTGCTGATATAAAAATAAGTCAAGAAATTAAAGTACAAGCTGCTACAAATGATTATAATTTACCTAGTGAAACAAAAGGAGGATTAATACTTCATGCATGGAACTGGAGTTTTAATACAATAAAAGAAAATTTACCAAAGATTGCAGAGGCAGGATATAAATCTATACAAACATCTCCAATTCAAGGAACAAAAGAAAATTCTATGGGCACAGACCATTGGTGGGTATTATATCAACCAACTAATTTCAAAATTGGAAATGCACAATTAGGTACTAGAGATGAGTTTAAAGCTATGTGTAAAGAAGCTGAAGAAAAATATGGAATAAAAATCATAGTAGATGTTGTTTGTAATCACATGGCAAATACAGGTGAAAATAAATACAAATTTTCTACAGCTATAGAAGATAAGTATGAAGCTAGAGAATTTTGGCATGAATATGACAATCCACATGGAATAGATTATGGAAGTAGGTATAGTATAACTCATGATTGTATGGATTTACCGGACTTAAATACTTCCAACAAAACATTGCAAAATGATATAATTACATTTCTAAATGATGCAATAGATTGTGGTGCTGATGGATTTAGATTTGATGCAGCTAAGCATATAGAATTACCTGATGATCCAGATAAAAGTGATTTTTGGCCAACAATTCTTAGTAATTTAAAGAATAAAGATCAATTATTTATATATGGTGAAATACTAGATACAAATGGTGGTAATTCAAGAACTAGTGCATATTCTAATTATATTAATGTAAATAGTGAAGCTTATTCTCAAAATGTAAGAGCTGCTATTGGGTATAATGATAAACAAGATACAGCAAAAAATATTGGACAAGCATCTTCAAGTAATTATAATACAAATGGTGTTGATAGCAAGAAAATAGTTACTTATACAGAAACTCATGATGATTATGCTGGATTAGGACAACATACAACTAAAATGAGTGATTGGTACAATAAAATGGGATGGGCAATAGTTGCTGCTCGTGATTCAGGAACACCACTATATTTTAATAGACCAGCAAATTCAACTGCTTCAAATCCATTACCAGGTTCAATGGGGAATGCTGGTAATGATATGTGGGAAGATCCTGATGTAGTAGCAGTGAATAAATTCCATAATGCCATGATTGGTGAAAAAGAGTATCTTAGAACATTAAGTAATACTACTATGGTAATAGAACGTGGAACGAAAGGTGCAGTTATAGTAAATCTAGATGGAACAGCAGATATTAATACAGAAACAAATTTAAAAAATGGTACGTATAAAAGTATAGCTTCTGATGGTGGAACTTTTACTGTTTCTAATGGAATACTTACTGGTAAATTAGCTTCTGGAAAGATTGCAGTTATAGGAGAAATATCTGATCCTGTAACAACTCCTACACCAACAATTACTCCAGCATCAGGAACTACTTTTACAGATACATTATCTTTAACATTAGGATATAAAAATGCAACTTCTGGTACTTATGCAATAGATGGTGTAGATCAAGGTTCATTTACTAATGGAAAGGTAATAACAATTGGGAAAAATACATCAGCAGGAAGTACAGTAAAAGTTACTTTAACAGTTACAGATGGTAAAACTTCTAAGAGCGAGACTTATACTTATAAAAAAATAAAACAAGGTGAAAAGGTAACAGCATCTATTATTAAACCTAGTGGATGGAGTAATGTATATGCATACATTTATGATGAAAGTGTAACTCCAACTAAAGAAGTAGCAAAATGGCCAGGAACAAAGATGACAGATATGGGAAATGATAAATATACTATAGAAATCCCTGAGGGATGGAGTAGTGCTAAAGTCATATTTAATGATGGTGGTAGTAATCAGCTTCCTCAGGGAGTAGGAACACCAGGATTTGATATTTCAGATACATCAATGATTTACAAAGATGGAAAATGGCAAACAGATGAATCAGAGCCACCTGTTGATGAACTTGCTGTTACAGCAACACCAGATAAAGCAACGTTTACTACAAATACCTATGAAATAACATTAGGATTAAAGAATGCCACATCTGCAACATATTCTGTTGATGGTGGTAAGAAAAAGTCATTTAAAGACGGAGATAAAATAAAGATAGGACAAGGAAAAGTAGAAAATTCTGAAATTACCGTTGATTTAGAAGCAACTGATGGTAAAGATATAGTTAAGAAAACCTATACTTACACTAAAAATGCACCATCAACTGGTAGTAGTAGTAGTACTAGTGGAGGTAGTGTTGAGGGAGCTATCGGTGGTAAATATGGAACTAATACAACAGGAGTTGGTAAAAATAAGACAATAAAAATTGATGGAGATTTTAGTGATTGGTCTGAAGATATGATTATTGCACAAGGTGTAGCTAACGATGATCCAAGATCATTTAGAGGAACTCATGAAGGACCAGTATATGATGATTATGCATTATATAGCGCTTGGGATAATGACAACCTTTACTTAATGTGGCAATATACAAATGTAACTGATGTTATAGATCCAGCTCAAGGTTATCCAATAAGTGATAATGGTAAACCATACAATGGAGATATACCTCAAATGCTTGCTTTTGATTTAGGAATTGGATCATATGGAGATGGATCATCTAAATCAACTGATGCAAAGACTGGAGCAGTTACTAAAAATCCAAATTTATGGGGAATAAAAGTAAATTATAAAACCAACGTAGATACAGTTATGTGTTTCTCAAGTAAACCAGGAGTAGGTCAACCAGCAATATTTAAAACTGATTCTGATGGATTATTTAATTATAATACAGCAGTAGGTTTTAAGGAGGCAGGAGTATCATTTAAATATGGTGATGGATTCTTAGGTTCAACTATGACAGGTATCAAGGCAAATGGATATGAAGGATATACACCAGATGATGTATATTCTGAGTCTTCTAATTGGACAAATTTTTTAAGTACAAATCATGATAAGAAACAAGATACTATGTATGAAATGGTTATTCCGTTAAGTTCATTAGGGATTACTAAGGATCATATTGAAAACAAAGGTATAGGTGTTATGCATATTTCTACCTTCGGTGAATCAGGTATAGGATCTCTTCCTCATGATAAGTCAATGTTAGATGTAGCTACTAAAGCTTATGAAGCAGATTCATCAACATCTGCGGAAAAATCAGATAGTGATATTATTACTGTACCACTAGCACGTATAGGAAAAGCAGGTGGTGTTACTCCACCTGAACCAAAAGATTTAGCAGTATATACTTTTGGAGCAGATAGATGTTCTCCACAAGTTGAAGGAACTACACTTAATTTAAGCTCCAGTGCACAAGGGGGAACCTCACCATATACTTATAAGTTTGAGATTAATGGAGAAGTACTACAAGACTTTTCAAGTAAGTCAACTTGTAAGTGGACCCCAACAGAAGTTGGAGATTATGTTATGAAAATAACTATTAAAGATGCTGACGGTAAGACAGTTACAAGAGAAGTAGATTATGAAATAGAATCTTCAGGTGATAATGACGAATTAGAAGCTTCGCTATTAGCAAATCCAAGTGATTCACAAACATTAGGAAAATCAACTACATTTACGGCTAAAGCTATTGGTGGTAAAGCTCCATATAAATATAAATTTACTGTGGATGGAACAACTGTTGATTCTGAGGATAATAAATGTGTATGGACAGCAACTAAAGAAGGAACTTATGATATTAAAGTAACTATCACAGATTCTAATGGAGATGTGGCTAATTCAACTATAAATGACTATAAGATAAATAAAGTTATTGGAGATAAGATATCAATAGATAGTTTCACAGTAAGTTCTAAATCTGTAAAGGTAGGAGAAACAGTAAACTTATCAGCAAGTGCATCTGGTGGAAATGGAACAATACAATACAAATTTGTAGCAAAAAAAGATAATAAAGAGACAGTAATAAAAGATTATTCAACTTCTAAGACAGCAACATGGACACCAGCAGCAGCAGGAGAATATGAATTACTTGTTTATGTTAAAGATAGTGATGGCAATAGTGATTCAGATACTGCATCATGTACAGTAGAAGAGAATAATGAAGAAGTAGTTATAACAACAGACAAGGCTTCACCACAAGTAAGTGGAACATCAATAAAAATAACTGCAAAGGCTGATAATGCAAAGGAATATAGATTTTCTATATATGAAAGTAATAGTGGATGGAGTACGTTAAGAGAATATGGAACATCAAATACAGTAACATGGACACCAAAATCATCAGGAAATTATAAAATATGGGTTGATGTGAAGGATTCAAAAGGTAATGTTATTTATGGAAAAATGAATTATGTTGTAAAAGGAAAAACTGTAAGAGTAGAAGAAACAAATACAAATATCAAGTATACAGGAAGTTGGAAGACAGTAAGTGGAGATAAATACAGTGGAAGTACTATAAAGACAACAAGCCAAAGTGGAGCAAAGGCAGAATTTACATTTACAGGAACATCAATAAGCTTAATAGGACCAAAGGATAATACAAGAGGAATAGCAAAAGTAACAATAGATGGAACAGTATATACAGTAGATATGTATAGTAGCACATCACAACCAAGAGTATATATGTTCCAGAAGAAGGGATTATCATCAGGAAAGCATACAATAACCATAGAGTATACAGGGTTATCAATGACAAGTGATGCAAATGCAACAATGGGCTTTGATGGAGTGGATATAATAGATGGAGATATTGTAGAGACTGAAACAAAGCCAATAACAAAGAGAATAGAAGAAGATAATGAAAAGATAAGTTATAGCGGCAAGTGGAATATATTAGAGTATAAAGACTATAGCAAAGGAAAAGCGCTAGGAACAAATATAAAAGGATCAAAAGCAACATTTAAGTTTACAGGAACAGGAATAAGCATAATAGCATCAAAAAAATCTAATAGAGGAATAGCAAAAGTAACAATAGATGGGAAAGTATATAATGTAGACATGTATAGTAATAATTTTGTACCAAGGACATATGTATATTCAGATAAGAACTTATCATCAGGAACACACACAATAACAATAGAGTATACAGGAAGTGCTAATAGTTCAGCAACAGGAAATATTATAAGTATTGATGGTTTTGACATAATTAATGGAGATATAATATAG
- a CDS encoding FMN-dependent NADH-azoreductase, translating into MKKLLYISVNSKPEELSASKTVARAFINEFVNRYPEFEVKELDLYKEHIPRLEYKYFEKRSCLVSEEAFNKLSKEDQEEVHKIVRLCDEFKEADVYVIAAPMWSLSFPAPLKEYLDCIIQDGKTIQISEDKMDGLLDDKVRGMLYIQSSGAKIPWGLGMILNKGIHYVESTVKAMGIKRFKELLVDGTGTTEEEKQEAIDRALEKIDDSIYDIWRAD; encoded by the coding sequence ATGAAAAAATTATTATACATATCAGTAAATTCCAAACCGGAGGAATTATCAGCAAGTAAGACTGTAGCTAGAGCATTTATAAACGAATTTGTAAATAGATATCCAGAATTTGAAGTAAAAGAATTAGATTTATATAAGGAACATATACCAAGATTAGAATATAAGTATTTTGAAAAAAGAAGTTGCCTTGTATCAGAAGAAGCTTTTAATAAATTAAGTAAAGAAGATCAAGAAGAAGTACATAAGATAGTTAGGCTTTGTGATGAGTTTAAAGAAGCTGATGTATATGTTATTGCGGCACCAATGTGGAGTTTATCTTTTCCAGCGCCTCTAAAGGAATATTTAGATTGTATTATTCAAGATGGAAAAACAATACAGATATCTGAAGATAAAATGGATGGATTACTAGATGATAAAGTAAGAGGAATGCTTTATATACAATCATCAGGAGCGAAAATTCCTTGGGGATTAGGAATGATATTAAATAAAGGTATTCATTATGTAGAAAGTACAGTAAAAGCAATGGGAATAAAAAGATTTAAAGAATTACTAGTAGATGGTACAGGAACTACTGAAGAAGAAAAACAAGAGGCTATAGATAGAGCATTAGAAAAAATAGATGATTCTATATATGATATTTGGAGAGCAGATTAA